In Gemmata obscuriglobus, a single genomic region encodes these proteins:
- a CDS encoding YDG domain-containing protein, translating to MPVRSWVRKLFDRTPARPIVRPRSKLAVEALEDRAVPATFAVTSLLDNGSAGTLRWAVDQANGTAGADTITFAPGVAGGTIVLTGGQLALTDSAQTTIDGGATGVTLDGNNASRLVFVSPGASAALNRLTITRGRADNLDGGGIYNSGGTLAVSASTITNNSASFGGGISNFNGTLTVTASTVANNSATVGGGIYNSGSAAVTVSTVAKNYAGSAGGGIHNVGGAIAVSASTIANNAVRIGDGAFGGAGIYNSSGTATLASTILTDGTAGDNLSASSANNLLVGSGSVGGLSNGANGNVVVPTADAAGLDPVGLKDNGGPTLTIALLPTSPAIGAGPFAGGATVDQRGYGRPAAGNIDLGAYQTTAAPREADSLVVTTTADAVNAFDGVTSLREAVEYANARAGADTITFASGVAGGTIVLTGDQLTLTDAAQTTIDGGAAGVTLDGNNASRVLFVGTGASAALNHLTITRGRTLDGAGIYNQGTLTVSASTIANNNASFGGGISNYGTLTVTGSTVANNGSYHGGGIFNRASATVTASTIANNYADDSGGGISNVGGTIAFLSSTITNNAASRVSGGGGGGIYSSGATTTLTSTILTDELVGADLSASSANNLLVGSGSVGGLSSGANGNVVVPTVAAAGLDPAGLKDNGGPTQTIALLPGSPAVGGAATNAGATDQRGVARDARPDIGAYEFTDFRPSLVVTTLADEDDGTSDSRFGSGTSLREAVEYANAHPGADTITFAPGVAGGTIVLTRGQLALTDADQTTIDGGAAGVTLDGNRASLVLFVGTGASATLNHLTITRGWGDGSGGGIHNQGTLTVSASTIAGNRANYGAGGGIYNQGTLTVSASTIAGNWAIHGGGIYNRGTLTVSASAIAGNSAVLYGGVCNDGGVLTVSTSTINNNSADISYGGIYNSGSAAVTASTIANNSARDAGGIYNYGGTLTVSASTITNNAGGIQNSSGTVTLTSTILTDGYTGNDLSASSANNLLVGSGSVGGLSNGANGNVVVPTVAAAGLDPAGLKDNGGPTQTIALLPDSPAIGAGPFAGGETVDQRGYGRPAAGNIDLGAYQTTAAPREADSLVVTTTADAVNAFDGVTSLREAVAYANARAGADTITFAPGVAGGTIVLTRGQLALNDSAQTIIDGGAAGVTLDGNNASRVILVSYGATAALNHLTITRGRDDNYDGGGIYNQGTLTVSASTIANNSARVGGGISNYGTLTVTGSTVANNWGYHGGGIFNHVSATVTASTIANNYADDSGGGISNVGGTIAVSASTITNNTVRIGGGAAGGRGIYSSGATTTLTSTILTDGFVGYNGLSASSANNLLVGGGSVGGLSNGANGNVVVPTVAAAGLDPAGLKDNGGPTQTIALLPDSPAIGAGMAGAGATDQRGVARDTRPDIGAYEFVAYRPSLVVTTLADEDDGTSDPGFGSGTSLREAVAYANAHPGADTITFAPGVAGGTIVLSRGQLALTDADQTTIDGGAAWVTLDGNNASRVILVSYGATAALNHLTITRGRADNYDGGGGIYNQGTLTVTASTITNNSATVGGGISSIGSAAVTASTIANNSADNSGGISNYGTLTMSSSTVANNSANSFGGGISNYGTLTMSSSTVANNSANSIGGGIYNRGTLTVSASTIANNLSRYIGGGGIYSLGSILTMSASTVANNSVLSGKGGGIYLDSGILTVSASTIANNSANSGGGIYLDGGILTVSASTIANNSASNGGGIFNQGMANLPRTTLTSTILTDAFGGDDLSASSANNLLVGSGSVGGLSGGLNGNVVVPTAAAAGLDPAGLRDNGGPTQTIALLPTSPAIGAGGAGTTTTDQRGVARNANPDIGSFETQASTVGVTIAGGVYRGTAYTVTAATVAGTNGATLASFGSPALTYTYYAGALTAAQVAAATPLADAPINVGTYTVVATFTSDALGYRSAVSSPVSFTITPATAFVVVADSAYEYDGQAHGASLVQAVGVGGADLSGFVSLSTLFTDAPGGTATWTFDAGPNYVSASGSVSIIISPRGGAWVTDAAGKTYGDADAASLTTGAGSGFVEADGVTATYTRQAGENAGSYAITATLSSSRLTAAQLAANYSIINTGAVYTIGRRAASVSADALTKVYGDADPVLTGTLSGFLPGDGVAAAYTRAAGESVAGGPYAVTATLNPSAALANYDVTYTAGSLTVTPRVLTVTATASDKVYDGTTAASATLTLGNTVAGEVPTATFTSAVFGDKNAGTGKTVTVSGVALDPAFAANYTLSGVTTASAVASITAKAISGTFTAADKVYDGTRAATVLTRNLGGVIGQDAVALTGGTAAFADKNAGANKSVSLTGATLTGADAANYTLTGVADAAASIAQRALTVGATASDKVYDGGTAASATLTLGNAVAGEAPAATFTSAVFADKNAGVGKAVTVSGIALDPASASNYTLNGVTTASAVANITAKAISGAFTAADKVYDGTRAANVLTRNLGGVIGQDAVTLTGGTAAFADKNAGANKSVSLTGATLTGADAANYTLTGVADAAASIAQRALTVGATASDKVYDGGTAASATLTLGNAVAGEAPAATFTSAVFADKNAGVGKAVTVSGIALDPASAANYTLGGATTASAVANITAKAIGGAFTAADKVYDGGAVATVLSRSLGGVIGQDAVTLTGGIAAFADKNASAGKTVTLTGATLTGADAANYTLTGVADAAAAIDRRALTVSATASDKVYDGSTAASATLTLGNAVAGEAPAATFTSAAFGDKNAGTGKAVTVSGIDLDPASASNYTLNGVTTASAVANITAKAISGAFTAADKVYDGGAAATVLTRTLGGVIGQDAVTLTGGTAAFADKNAGANKSVSLTGAALTGADAANYTLTGVGATTAGVARRALTITATGTNKVFDGTTAAAVTLADNRVVGDQLASGYTSAAFADPNVGTGKSVTVTGISVTGADAGNYTFNTSATTTASITPAAVTIGLATDRPVAVPGLAVTFTATVAAANGAPVTGTVTFKDGSTVLGTAPVVNGKAVLTTDAFQYGNKTITATFAGGGNYAVPTATASVGVSVVPAAILPDPVTGQNALFVGGTAGDDEIEVLGMSNNRYAVEVGSGCWKLFDQTLTGVVARVVMYGGAGNDAIVANGNVRVPVFAFGGAGNDILVGAENAPNVLVGGAGNDLLYAGCARDILIGGAGSDLLFGRAGDDMLIGGSTAFDANESALWGLQAEWNSSRDLGTRVANLRGTGTGPRANGNAFLVAGGPAATVFNDGAGDFLYGSSGRDWYFANTTGGGVLDVIAGLRGDDLLTEL from the coding sequence ATGCCCGTCCGTTCCTGGGTCCGCAAGCTGTTCGACCGCACCCCCGCCCGGCCGATCGTCCGCCCTCGCTCGAAACTGGCGGTGGAAGCTCTGGAAGACCGGGCCGTACCGGCCACCTTCGCCGTCACCAGCCTGCTCGACAACGGCAGCGCCGGCACCCTCCGGTGGGCCGTCGACCAGGCCAACGGCACGGCCGGGGCGGACACGATCACGTTCGCCCCGGGGGTAGCCGGGGGCACGATCGTGCTGACGGGCGGCCAACTTGCGCTCACGGACTCGGCTCAGACCACCATCGACGGCGGGGCGACCGGGGTGACCCTGGACGGCAACAACGCGTCCCGGCTGGTCTTCGTGAGCCCCGGCGCGAGTGCCGCACTGAACCGTCTGACCATCACTCGCGGCCGAGCCGATAATTTGGATGGCGGCGGCATCTACAACTCCGGCGGCACGCTCGCGGTGTCGGCCAGCACCATTACCAACAATTCGGCCAGCTTCGGCGGTGGTATCTCGAACTTCAATGGCACGCTCACGGTCACGGCCAGCACCGTGGCCAACAACTCGGCCACCGTCGGCGGCGGGATCTACAACTCCGGTTCGGCGGCGGTTACGGTCAGCACCGTCGCCAAAAACTACGCCGGTAGTGCCGGCGGTGGCATCCACAACGTCGGCGGGGCAATCGCGGTGTCGGCCAGCACCATTGCCAACAACGCGGTCCGGATTGGGGACGGGGCCTTCGGCGGCGCGGGGATTTACAACAGCAGCGGCACGGCGACCCTGGCAAGCACGATCCTGACCGACGGGACAGCCGGCGACAACCTGTCCGCGTCGAGCGCGAACAACCTGCTGGTGGGTAGCGGGTCGGTGGGCGGGCTGAGCAATGGGGCGAACGGGAACGTGGTGGTGCCGACCGCCGACGCCGCGGGCCTGGACCCGGTCGGGCTGAAGGACAACGGGGGGCCGACCCTGACCATCGCCCTGCTGCCCACCAGCCCGGCCATCGGGGCCGGGCCGTTCGCCGGCGGTGCGACCGTGGACCAGCGCGGGTACGGTCGCCCGGCGGCCGGCAACATCGACCTCGGCGCGTACCAGACGACCGCCGCCCCGCGGGAGGCCGATTCGCTGGTGGTCACCACCACCGCGGACGCGGTGAACGCGTTCGACGGGGTCACCAGCCTGCGCGAGGCGGTGGAGTACGCCAACGCGCGCGCCGGTGCCGACACGATCACCTTCGCCTCGGGCGTGGCCGGCGGTACCATCGTGCTAACCGGCGATCAGCTCACGCTTACGGACGCGGCGCAGACCACCATTGACGGCGGGGCGGCGGGTGTCACCCTGGACGGCAACAACGCGTCCCGGGTGCTGTTCGTGGGCACTGGAGCGAGTGCCGCCCTGAACCACCTGACCATCACCCGCGGCCGGACTCTAGATGGCGCCGGCATCTACAACCAGGGCACGCTCACGGTGTCGGCCAGCACCATCGCCAACAACAACGCCTCCTTCGGTGGTGGCATCTCGAACTATGGCACCCTTACCGTCACGGGAAGCACCGTGGCCAACAACGGGAGCTACCATGGCGGCGGCATCTTCAACCGTGCTTCGGCGACGGTGACGGCGAGCACCATCGCCAACAACTACGCCGATGATTCCGGCGGCGGCATTAGCAATGTCGGCGGCACGATCGCGTTTTTGTCTAGCACCATTACCAACAACGCGGCCAGTCGTGTGAGCGGGGGGGGGGGCGGGGGCATTTACAGCAGCGGCGCCACGACGACCCTGACGAGCACGATCCTGACCGACGAGCTTGTCGGCGCCGACCTGTCCGCGTCGAGCGCGAACAACCTGCTGGTGGGGAGCGGGTCGGTGGGCGGGCTGAGCAGCGGGGCGAACGGGAACGTGGTGGTGCCGACCGTGGCCGCGGCCGGCCTGGACCCGGCTGGGCTGAAGGACAACGGGGGGCCGACCCAGACCATCGCCCTGCTGCCCGGCAGCCCGGCCGTCGGAGGCGCGGCCACGAACGCGGGTGCCACCGACCAGCGGGGCGTGGCGCGGGACGCGCGGCCGGACATCGGGGCCTACGAGTTCACCGACTTCCGCCCGTCGCTGGTGGTGACCACGCTGGCGGACGAGGACGACGGCACGTCCGACTCCCGGTTCGGTTCGGGCACCAGCCTGCGGGAGGCGGTGGAGTACGCCAACGCGCACCCGGGTGCGGACACCATTACGTTCGCCCCGGGGGTGGCCGGCGGCACCATCGTGCTGACGCGCGGGCAGCTCGCGCTCACGGACGCGGACCAGACCACCATTGATGGCGGTGCGGCGGGTGTCACCCTGGACGGCAACAGAGCGTCCCTGGTGCTCTTCGTGGGCACCGGCGCGAGCGCGACCCTGAACCACCTGACCATCACCCGCGGCTGGGGCGACGGGAGCGGCGGCGGCATCCACAACCAGGGCACGCTGACGGTATCGGCCAGCACCATCGCTGGTAATCGGGCCAACTACGGTGCTGGCGGCGGCATCTATAACCAGGGCACGCTGACGGTGTCGGCCAGCACCATCGCTGGCAACTGGGCTATCCACGGTGGCGGCATCTACAACCGGGGTACGCTGACGGTGTCGGCTAGCGCCATCGCTGGTAACTCGGCCGTCCTTTACGGGGGTGTCTGCAACGATGGCGGCGTGCTGACGGTATCGACTAGCACCATCAACAATAACTCGGCCGATATCAGTTACGGCGGCATCTACAACTCCGGTTCGGCGGCGGTGACGGCGAGCACCATCGCCAACAACTCCGCCCGTGATGCCGGCGGTATCTACAACTACGGTGGCACGCTGACGGTGTCCGCCAGCACTATCACCAACAATGCCGGCGGCATCCAAAACAGCAGCGGCACGGTGACCCTGACAAGTACGATCTTGACCGACGGCTACACCGGTAACGACCTGTCGGCGTCGAGCGCCAACAACCTGCTGGTGGGGAGCGGGTCGGTGGGCGGGCTGAGCAATGGGGCGAACGGGAACGTGGTGGTGCCAACTGTGGCCGCCGCGGGCCTGGACCCGGCCGGGCTGAAGGACAACGGGGGGCCGACCCAGACCATCGCCCTGCTGCCCGACAGCCCAGCCATCGGGGCCGGGCCGTTCGCCGGCGGTGAGACCGTGGACCAGCGGGGGTACGGTCGCCCGGCGGCCGGCAACATCGACCTCGGCGCGTACCAGACGACCGCCGCCCCGCGGGAGGCCGATTCGCTGGTGGTCACCACCACCGCGGACGCGGTGAACGCGTTCGACGGTGTCACCAGCCTGCGGGAGGCGGTCGCATACGCCAACGCGCGCGCCGGTGCCGACACGATCACGTTCGCCCCGGGCGTGGCCGGCGGTACCATCGTGCTGACGCGCGGCCAGCTCGCGCTGAACGACTCGGCGCAGACCATTATTGATGGCGGGGCGGCGGGTGTCACCCTGGATGGCAACAACGCGTCCCGGGTAATCCTGGTGAGTTACGGGGCCACTGCCGCCCTGAACCACCTGACCATCACTCGCGGCCGCGACGACAATTATGATGGCGGCGGCATCTACAACCAGGGCACGCTGACGGTGTCGGCCAGCACCATCGCCAACAACTCGGCCCGCGTCGGTGGTGGCATCTCGAACTATGGCACCCTTACTGTCACGGGAAGCACCGTGGCCAACAACTGGGGCTACCATGGCGGCGGCATTTTCAACCATGTTTCGGCGACGGTGACGGCGAGCACCATCGCCAACAACTACGCCGATGATTCCGGCGGCGGCATTAGCAACGTCGGCGGCACGATCGCGGTGTCGGCTAGCACCATTACCAACAACACGGTCCGGATTGGGGGCGGGGCCGCTGGGGGTAGGGGTATTTACAGTAGCGGCGCCACGACGACCCTGACGAGTACGATCCTGACCGACGGGTTCGTTGGCTACAATGGCCTGTCGGCGTCCAGCGCGAATAACCTGCTGGTGGGGGGCGGGTCGGTGGGCGGGCTGAGCAACGGTGCGAACGGGAACGTGGTGGTGCCGACCGTGGCCGCCGCGGGCCTGGACCCGGCCGGGCTGAAGGACAACGGGGGGCCGACCCAGACCATCGCGCTGCTGCCCGACAGCCCGGCCATCGGGGCCGGTATGGCCGGCGCGGGTGCCACCGACCAGCGGGGGGTGGCGCGGGACACGCGGCCGGACATCGGGGCCTACGAGTTCGTTGCGTATCGCCCGTCGCTGGTGGTGACCACGCTGGCGGACGAGGACGACGGCACGTCCGACCCGGGTTTCGGTTCGGGCACCAGCCTGCGGGAGGCGGTGGCGTACGCGAACGCGCACCCGGGTGCGGACACCATCACGTTCGCCCCGGGGGTGGCGGGGGGCACGATCGTGCTGTCGCGCGGGCAGCTCGCGCTCACGGACGCGGACCAGACCACCATCGACGGCGGTGCGGCGTGGGTGACCCTGGACGGCAACAACGCGTCCCGGGTGATCCTGGTGAGTTACGGTGCCACTGCCGCCCTGAACCATCTGACCATCACCCGCGGCCGCGCCGACAATTATGATGGCGGCGGCGGCATCTACAACCAGGGCACGCTCACGGTCACGGCGAGCACCATCACCAACAACTCGGCCACCGTCGGCGGCGGCATCTCTAGCATCGGTTCGGCGGCGGTGACGGCGAGCACCATCGCCAACAACTCGGCCGATAATTCCGGCGGCATCTCGAACTACGGCACGCTGACGATGTCGTCCAGTACCGTGGCCAACAACTCGGCCAACTCTTTCGGCGGCGGCATCTCGAACTACGGCACGCTGACGATGTCGTCCAGTACCGTGGCCAACAACTCGGCCAACTCTATCGGCGGCGGCATCTACAATCGGGGCACGCTCACGGTGTCGGCGAGCACCATCGCCAACAACTTGTCCCGTTATATTGGCGGCGGCGGCATTTATAGCCTCGGCAGCATCCTGACGATGTCGGCCAGCACCGTTGCCAACAACTCGGTCCTTTCTGGCAAAGGCGGCGGCATCTACCTTGATAGCGGCATCCTGACGGTGTCGGCGAGCACGATCGCTAACAACTCGGCCAATTCTGGCGGCGGCATCTACCTTGATGGCGGCATCCTGACGGTGTCGGCGAGCACCATCGCTAACAACTCGGCCAGTAACGGCGGCGGCATCTTCAACCAGGGCATGGCGAACCTGCCGAGAACGACCCTGACGAGCACGATCCTGACCGACGCGTTCGGCGGCGACGACCTGTCCGCGTCCAGCGCGAACAACCTGCTAGTGGGGAGCGGGTCGGTGGGCGGGCTGAGCGGCGGGTTGAACGGGAACGTGGTGGTGCCGACCGCCGCCGCCGCGGGCCTGGACCCGGCCGGGCTGAGGGACAACGGGGGGCCGACCCAGACCATCGCCCTGCTGCCCACCAGCCCGGCCATCGGGGCCGGTGGGGCCGGCACGACGACTACCGACCAGCGGGGGGTGGCGCGGAACGCCAACCCCGACATCGGGTCGTTCGAGACGCAAGCGTCGACCGTAGGGGTGACCATTGCCGGCGGGGTTTATCGTGGGACGGCTTACACGGTGACGGCCGCGACCGTCGCCGGCACCAACGGCGCGACCCTCGCCAGCTTCGGCAGCCCGGCGCTGACGTACACCTACTACGCCGGCGCCCTCACCGCGGCCCAGGTCGCGGCAGCAACCCCGCTGGCTGACGCCCCAATCAACGTCGGCACCTACACCGTTGTCGCCACCTTCACCAGTGACGCGTTAGGCTACCGGAGCGCGGTCAGCAGCCCGGTCTCGTTCACCATCACTCCGGCAACGGCCTTTGTGGTCGTGGCCGATTCGGCCTACGAGTACGACGGGCAGGCCCACGGGGCGAGCCTAGTGCAGGCTGTCGGCGTCGGCGGGGCCGACCTGAGCGGGTTCGTCTCCCTCAGCACCCTGTTCACCGACGCCCCCGGCGGCACCGCCACCTGGACGTTCGACGCCGGCCCCAACTACGTTTCCGCCAGCGGCTCGGTGTCGATCATCATCTCCCCGCGGGGGGGGGCCTGGGTGACCGACGCGGCCGGCAAAACGTATGGCGACGCGGACGCCGCCTCACTGACCACCGGCGCCGGGAGCGGGTTTGTTGAGGCCGATGGGGTGACGGCCACGTACACCCGGCAGGCCGGGGAGAACGCGGGCAGTTACGCCATCACCGCCACGCTGTCCAGCAGCCGGCTGACGGCCGCGCAACTGGCGGCCAACTACTCCATCATCAACACGGGGGCCGTGTACACCATCGGCCGGCGGGCCGCGTCCGTTTCGGCGGACGCGCTGACGAAAGTCTACGGCGACGCGGATCCCGTTCTGACCGGCACCCTCAGTGGCTTCCTGCCGGGCGACGGTGTGGCCGCCGCCTACACACGGGCGGCAGGCGAGTCCGTGGCCGGCGGCCCGTACGCCGTCACCGCCACACTCAACCCCTCCGCGGCGCTGGCGAACTACGACGTGACCTACACCGCGGGGAGCCTGACCGTTACCCCGCGCGTGCTGACGGTGACCGCGACGGCGTCGGACAAGGTGTACGACGGCACGACTGCGGCGAGCGCCACGCTGACCCTGGGGAACACGGTGGCCGGCGAGGTCCCGACGGCCACGTTCACGTCGGCTGTGTTCGGCGACAAGAACGCCGGCACCGGTAAGACGGTGACGGTGTCCGGGGTCGCCCTGGACCCGGCGTTCGCCGCCAACTACACGCTGAGCGGGGTAACGACGGCGTCCGCCGTCGCCAGCATCACCGCCAAGGCCATCAGCGGGACGTTCACCGCGGCCGATAAGGTGTACGACGGCACCCGGGCCGCGACCGTGCTCACGCGGAACCTGGGCGGCGTGATCGGCCAGGACGCGGTGGCCCTGACCGGCGGCACCGCCGCGTTCGCCGACAAGAACGCGGGTGCGAACAAGTCTGTGTCGCTGACCGGGGCGACCCTGACCGGGGCCGATGCCGCCAACTACACCCTGACCGGGGTTGCCGACGCCGCCGCCAGCATCGCCCAGCGGGCGCTGACGGTGGGCGCGACGGCGTCGGACAAGGTGTACGACGGGGGCACCGCGGCGAGCGCCACGCTGACCCTGGGGAACGCGGTGGCCGGCGAGGCCCCGGCGGCCACGTTCACGTCGGCGGTATTCGCCGACAAGAACGCGGGTGTGGGCAAGGCGGTGACGGTGTCCGGCATCGCCCTGGACCCGGCGTCCGCGTCCAACTACACGCTGAACGGTGTGACCACGGCGTCGGCCGTCGCGAACATCACGGCAAAGGCCATCAGCGGCGCGTTCACCGCGGCCGATAAGGTGTACGACGGCACCCGGGCCGCAAATGTGCTCACGCGGAACCTGGGCGGCGTGATCGGCCAGGACGCGGTCACCCTGACCGGCGGCACCGCCGCGTTCGCCGACAAGAACGCGGGTGCGAACAAGTCTGTGTCGCTGACCGGGGCGACCCTGACCGGGGCCGATGCCGCCAACTACACCCTGACCGGGGTTGCCGACGCCGCCGCCAGCATCGCCCAGCGGGCGCTGACGGTGGGCGCGACGGCGTCGGACAAGGTGTACGACGGGGGCACCGCGGCGAGCGCCACGCTGACCCTGGGGAACGCGGTGGCCGGCGAGGCCCCGGCGGCCACGTTCACGTCGGCGGTATTCGCCGACAAGAACGCGGGCGTGGGCAAGGCGGTGACGGTGTCGGGGATCGCGCTGGACCCGGCGTCCGCGGCCAACTACACGCTGGGCGGGGCCACCACGGCGTCGGCCGTCGCGAACATCACGGCGAAGGCCATCGGCGGCGCGTTCACCGCGGCCGATAAGGTGTACGACGGTGGGGCCGTGGCTACCGTGCTGAGCCGCAGCCTGGGCGGGGTGATCGGCCAGGACGCGGTCACCCTGACCGGCGGCATCGCGGCGTTCGCCGACAAGAACGCGAGTGCCGGTAAGACGGTCACCCTGACCGGGGCGACTCTGACCGGGGCTGACGCCGCCAACTACACCCTAACCGGTGTTGCCGACGCCGCCGCGGCCATCGACCGGCGGGCGCTGACGGTGAGTGCGACGGCGTCGGACAAGGTGTACGACGGGAGCACCGCGGCGAGCGCCACGCTGACCCTGGGGAACGCGGTGGCGGGCGAGGCCCCGGCGGCCACGTTCACGTCGGCCGCGTTCGGCGACAAGAACGCCGGCACCGGCAAGGCGGTGACGGTGTCCGGGATCGACTTGGACCCGGCGTCCGCGTCCAACTACACGCTGAACGGTGTGACCACGGCGTCGGCCGTCGCGAACATCACGGCAAAGGCCATCAGCGGCGCGTTCACCGCGGCCGACAAGGTGTACGACGGTGGGGCCGCGGCGACCGTGCTCACGCGAACACTGGGCGGGGTGATCGGACAGGACGCGGTCACCCTGACCGGCGGCACCGCCGCGTTCGCCGACAAGAACGCGGGTGCGAACAAGTCCGTGTCGCTGACTGGGGCCGCTCTGACCGGGGCCGACGCCGCGAACTACACCCTGACCGGGGTGGGCGCGACCACCGCTGGCGTGGCCCGGCGGGCGCTGACGATCACCGCCACGGGCACGAACAAGGTGTTCGACGGAACCACCGCGGCGGCCGTCACCCTGGCCGACAACCGGGTGGTCGGGGATCAACTCGCCTCGGGCTACACGTCGGCCGCGTTCGCCGACCCGAACGTGGGTACTGGTAAGTCGGTGACGGTGACCGGGATCAGTGTGACCGGCGCCGACGCCGGCAACTACACGTTCAACACCTCCGCAACGACCACGGCCAGCATCACCCCGGCCGCCGTAACGATCGGGCTGGCCACCGACCGCCCGGTCGCGGTGCCGGGGCTGGCCGTCACGTTCACCGCCACCGTCGCCGCGGCCAACGGCGCTCCGGTGACCGGAACCGTGACGTTCAAGGACGGGAGCACCGTGCTCGGCACCGCTCCGGTGGTGAACGGCAAGGCGGTACTGACCACCGACGCCTTCCAGTACGGCAACAAGACGATCACCGCGACGTTCGCCGGCGGCGGCAACTACGCGGTCCCGACCGCCACGGCCTCGGTGGGCGTGTCGGTGGTGCCGGCGGCGATCCTGCCGGACCCGGTAACCGGGCAGAACGCGCTGTTCGTTGGCGGCACCGCAGGCGATGACGAGATCGAGGTGCTGGGTATGAGCAACAACCGGTACGCGGTGGAGGTCGGAAGCGGGTGCTGGAAGTTGTTCGATCAGACGCTCACCGGGGTGGTCGCCCGGGTGGTGATGTACGGCGGGGCCGGCAACGACGCGATCGTGGCGAACGGCAACGTTCGGGTGCCGGTGTTCGCGTTCGGCGGGGCCGGCAACGACATCCTGGTCGGGGCCGAGAACGCCCCGAACGTGCTGGTCGGCGGGGCCGGCAACGACCTGCTCTACGCCGGCTGCGCACGGGACATCCTGATCGGCGGGGCCGGATCGGACCTGCTCTTCGGGCGGGCCGGTGACGACATGCTGATCGGCGGCTCGACGGCGTTCGACGCCAACGAGTCGGCCCTGTGGGGCCTCCAGGCGGAGTGGAACTCGTCCCGGGACCTCGGCACCCGGGTGGCCAACCTGCGCGGCACCGGGACCGGCCCGCGAGCGAACGGTAACGCGTTCCTGGTGGCCGGCGGGCCGGCCGCGACCGTGTTCAACGACGGGGCCGGTGACTTCCTGTACGGCAGCAGCGGGCGGGACTGGTACTTCGCCAACACCACCGGCGGCGGGGTGCTGGACGTGATCGCCGGGCTCCGTGGGGATGACCTGCTGACCGAGTTGTAA